GAATGAGAAATGACATTGGTTTCCATAAGCGTCACCTGGTAGAATAAAGTACAGTGTGGACAGATTTggtataattgagtgcatcgacggtGACGCtactaacgacgaacttccttagcatcTAACCCAACGGAGTCATGGGGAAAGCCGACATATTCTACCGCACGAACCATATTACGTGAACTCAGCAATTCCCGCAACTTCggaaaattgaaaaagaaatttctccAAAATATATACATGGAATTTCAGGGCAACATCTCTAATCTCACATATATttccggaaaagaatttttttctcggaagtgtgtaggatttcggaggtatgtctattgataaaaaatgattgtaatagacccccgcaactgaaaataatttttccagaatgatttgaaatattttaatttcgttgaaaaatttgtctacctattcgaattttattctcgaaagttttctcaaaatttaaataataccaTCTAACGTTTCAATCACACAATAATTGCACATGTACCATGTTAGAGAAGAAGAAACAAACTTAGTGACTTTCTCCTCACTCTACATGAAACCATGTGACTGTAATACGTAATGTTTAATTTGTTTGGTATACAGTATAGTAAAGATGTCCTTGACATCAGCTGATTCTGTATACCTATAGTGTGCACGTAACTTGCAACATGTATCGATTGTTATGGCAATGAAGAAGTACAAAAAATTGATAAGGttcgtaaataaaaaatgtacaaatacaaatatattttaatagacgaaatatttaaagaaatagaTTTTACATTTGATAGTTGTTCCAACACAATCGCGCATATTATTCGtacaatatgttaaaaataacctcgtataataataaatttcataGAATATAACTGAATAAAATACGTGATAAGACATACAATAATATATCTACTTCTACTTTCTTTCATCGTTATTAAGAAAATAGTAAGTATAACTGTTAAATATAAAGCAGAGTACATTCTTTGTTGACAGATTAcattaataaacaaataaaattgttcAACTTATACTGTGTgttatatttaaaagtataaattGTGTTGtacaaataaatgtttattattaTTGTGACTATTGCAAAGTGTCTGTTGTCTAAGTGTATTATGTGAGATTGTGcataaatttttgttaataatttattataaaaatttgtataacATACATATAATAGAGTGTTGttgtaaaatataataacaaATGATATTGTTATTGTAAAGTACAATATCATATGACATTGCTTTATAATAGGTTATTAATATAAATCTTTCAAGCAGGCAAGTTATTTTGAGTATACCCTGAAGGTTGATTGCCAACCTCAAAAATTCAGAATCTACTTCTTCTATATAATATCTGAAAACTATTTTGattaaattcatttaaaaatgGACTCAGATTCCACAGAAATGGTGAACGAAATCAAAAACAAGGTAATATTGCACTGGAATTGTCGGGGTCTTGTGGAATTTCCTGAAGCAATAAGAATCTATGGAAGTCATATTCAAGAGATATACTTAAAATGGAATAAACTTAATACATTGCCTCCATGGATCATAGAACTATTCAATGTAACTAATTTGTACATATATGGGAACTTAATCAAAGAATTACCTCTTGAACTTTGTCAAATGAGTCAATTAACAGTTCTTGATTTGAGTGCTAATAAACTAGAACAAATACCTTCTGAAATAGGAAAGTTAGTCAACTTAAAATCTTTATCACTAAACCAAAATTTTATAGACAAATTACCAGCTGGTAAGTCTTTAAATGTTATAAACACAAAGTTATTTTTAATCTGATTttctatgtaatttttatagaaaTGAATCAGATGCAAAACTTAGAAATTTTGTCCATTTGTGGAAATAAATTTGTGGCATTACCAGAATGGATTGGTTCTTTGCCTAAGCTAAAAGAATTAAATGCagataataattgtttaaaagaATTACCCAATAGGCTTACCTTATCACCAGAAATATCAGTAATTTCTGTGTGTTCTAACAGGTTGTTatagatattaaataaatagaaatgaTTGCTAACTTAAGATACATTAGTTTATTAGGAATGACACTCCTGTTAACACTATTAAAGACTTCCATTTTAAATAGAATAACTTTTATATAGGCTAAGGTATTTACCACTAAATGGATTTGTATCATCTCCTTGCATTAGATTTGATGCAAATGTGTATTTGAATTATTTGTCTTATCCACTTCTTTATCAATTAACTACTCAAGCTCAAGATTTATTTACACATAATCAAAGAAGTGTTTTGGGTTATGGGTAAGTGTATTTTTAACAAATGTTGTGATAAATACAAACAATTTAacttgaaataaatttaaaatatatttgaacaTTTTATGATAAATTAGTACATAATATAgtttttcaaaataataataaactcgAATTTATTACtacatttataaatatatacatgtaTACAATCCTAGATGTTTTAAAATGCATTTTGAGAATACAGCATTACatagaaatataaaattaaacataAAAGTAAATGCAGTGCATGGAAAAAATACTGATTTTATGATTGAATTACCACGGCAGCTTTTTAAAGTTCACAATATACGTGAAAATACAGTTGTTTCTCTGTGGGAGTTAGCTTTGAGAAAAGCTTATACTAAGAGGTAACTACCACATTTCCTTTAACAAATACCTCATTTTCTCTGATACTTTGATGCAAAGGACCTTTAATACTTAATTTTAGGTATAAGCATACACTTAATATTTTTACATCACCTGTAAATATAGATGTTCAGTATGAACCGATTGCCATAAATAATGACCAAAATCTTGATTTTTCAATGCATCCCATAAACCATACTTCGTGTAACTTGCTAACTAATGGACCTGTTAGTATTTGTGTACATTCTGAATGTCAACAGCCAATCTTCACAGAAGCTTGGGTTATTGTTGGTATTAGCCATTATGCACAGCCTATAACAACAGTTGCATTATGTTGCTGTAAAAGGTAATATTTAGTATTGTCTATATGTTTATATATAATACCAaagatttttcttaattttgcaGATGCGCATCCGAATTTACTAAATATTCCAAAATGACAGTCAATCACGACtggtattatataaattaatggTATTTGCATTGTTTAATAGGTAATTCTGTAAATATAacatacaaaaaataaaaaggtattaatatttttaaattagattTTAAATCTTTCATTTATAATGCTTTAAACATTTAGTAGCGGCACTCAGTGTACATCGTATGAAAACATTTACATATTTTATCTTACAATGATTAGTATGTTAAATTTCTATTATacaaagaaattataaatattttagtcccTAAATGTCTGCTTTCAAAATAGCATGACTTTTatgttatttacaatttaaataaatgtCTATGTTTTAGTATAGTAAAAAACTTGTTTAGACCATTTTTCATTCAATTGGTTTGTATATAATTTTGCATTTAAGCTATAAGAAAATCTAAAGCTCTATCGCGGTCGATGTTACATTTTAGAAGTGCGGCGGATGCTTCTTCTTCAGGAAAACCTAAATCTCGTAAAGTACGTAGATTTTCATGATAAACTTTGGCTTTGTCTTGATTATACTCTGTAAGGgcaagggctttttctgcatcttCTCCAGAGATTCCTATTTCTTCTAAGGATTGCACTGCTAATAAGTAttctacaatttttttattatcttgACCGCCTAAATCACGTATAGCGCGAGCAGCTTTCGATACAGGAAATCCCATATCACTTAAATGATGAGCCAATTTTTTGTCTTCTTCTGTTAAGTCTATTAGTAAATTCATAACAGTGACTTGATTTGATACCATTGGTTCTTCTTGTTTTTTTGTTTCACGAGAACTGGTATCAGGTGTTTCTAAATTTGGCCAAGGTTTCCAATTCTGTTATACAAACAAGAGATAAATAATTTGAAACTCAAATTTATTTCCAGAAACTTTACTTTTATGAAAAGATGTTATTACCTCCATAAAAGGTCTTTCTAAATCTCTTTGAAGCTCTTGTACAATTGCGGACACACTACGATGTTTAACATTTTCTTCATTGTTTTCTTCTTCCTGACCAttcatttcatttttagtattatcACTTTTTTCTTCTACATGAATATCAGATTGATCATCAACAGTCAAATCATTCAGTATACTTTCTAATTTTGCTAGTGGTACCCATTGAGATGTAGGTTGTAACACCTATAAGATATACAataaatgtatttaaaatataatttgttacTTCTTTATCATGATCATAAATCATTTTGTTAACCTGAGCAAGTTCTTCCATAtcattaattgtttttaattcCATATTATCGAATGGACTACTTGTATCATTATCAAAATCGGCAAAATTAAGACCATTTGTTTTTATATGATCTTGGAGATCATTAGCTGGTGGAGATAAAGGCTGTGGTGTAAGAATTGTAGTCTCTGGTGCAGGTGCATTTACAGGCAATTGTTTTGTTGTATCAGGCAATGGAGGTGGTGGAGGAGGTGaaaattctttcttttctttcatCCTTTTTTCATCTAGTCGTGCATGCCGTGCCTTGTTATTTGCTTGTCTAACTTTACGCCATTCTGTCATCTATAAATCAAGTTTTTTATAAGTTATAACTGATTTATTCAAACataatttacaaatttataCTTAAGCCAAATGTTTCTCAATAtttaattacattaaaaaatatcacCAAAGTAATTGTAttacatatatgtatgtgtTACAAAATACAATTCATATTAAactgaatttatatttatatttgaattGATATAAAATAATACTCAACCTTTTCAAGCACCGATCGTTCTAAAGTAAAGTCATAAGTAAATTTTGATACGTCCGGCAGTTTATTATTATACGCAGCTGGTAGACACACTTTTCTTGGAGGTTTATAAGCCTCTGCAATTTTAACGTGAACTCCATCCATGTAAGATGCAACTAAATCACATTGGGCTGATACTGAGGAACGTGCCATATTTCACAACTAAAGAATTAAAATcttagaaaaataatttattaaaattttaaatcaccaTATAAGAACCTATATCATAACCTCATGCTATTGTATATGTTGCTAGTTTTCATATTGCTAGACAACTTTTTACACATAACACTGCATGTTTCCAAGTATATACACGAACAATGGCATATCTTATAACTAAATaacttatattaaatataacgaCTTGTTTTTAATAGCTTACAATGATTTAAACTTCTGACTTTCAACACAGCCATATTGAATTCCGACTATACAATCGATACTCAAATGAATCGATAAAACATCGAAGTTTATGTTTACTTTTAACGTCGTTTATTTTTGTGTGgacagatttggcataattgagtgcatcgacggcAACACTACTAACGACAAACTTCCTCAGCATCTGACGGAGTCATGGGGAAAGCCGACATATCCTACCGCACGAACCACATTACGTGAGCTCGGCAATTCCAGtaacttcgggaaatcgaaAAAGAAGGTGCAACAGAGGACGGCTCTCTCGACTTCCACGAGGTGGTTCGAAATTACTTCaggtagcttcggagaatcaaaaaaaagagcatgtgtcagtttgcctttgtccctGTCAGTTTTttgcccctgctggtctctgctagTCTTTGCATGGCACtgttgaccacagctgaccgttgctgacaacttctgacatgatataatataatataatatatttatatgtattaaaactgtgtataatgtaaatctatggcaataaatgatataatttcaaagaattctgtgTTCTCATTATGTTTTAccttccttttcctctccacattattcccttagttataagatacaTGCATTTCTGCGaatttccggggaacttagaaactTTTCTGAAAGAACGTGCCAGCCCCCCTCCATCTCTCCTGCTAGCCGTTAATCGCCAGTGCCTTTGCTAGCTGTGgaacttagaaatttttctGAAAGAGCGCGAAAATTTTACATGATTTGCACTGCCATCTACGGCAAAACGCCGAACTTTGTCGTCAAATAGTTCAttatttcaacgatagatggcgcttattttccgacctcaaaccccctggtgctaaaacgcccaagtttgtcgtcgaatagttcgtatcgttcacgctagatggatttctcgacaaacttgggcgttttagcaccagggggcttgaggtcggtaaataagcgccatctagcgttgaaggaagcgaactatttcacgacaaacttgggcattttagcaccagggggtttgaggtcggaaaataagcgccatctatcgttgaaaataataaaCTATCCACGCAACTTgggcggctctctcgactcccaggaAGAGCTttgagaaagagagcatgtgttaGTTTGCCTTTGTTaatctttccgaaactctacgagctcgcgTAGACGCGTACGCGTGATTAATTTATGTAAGTTTAAGGTTCAATGAAATAAATAGGATGAAATACGAGGTAAGGTTtaataacaatttattttatctttattaacaataaatataaattattgtcAACAGTAAAATCACAATATATATCTTTACTAAATTTGACGATAAAGGTTACTTTTTGTAtactttcataattttataatattcctTATTTAAAGCCTATCTATTATAATACACATACACATATTGAACACATATACATatagttaaattttttaacttacTTTGTACTATACATGATACATACATATTTTAATTGATCTCATCGtgcaatataataaattttgtaCAATTATGTAAACAGTTTAATTAAGCTAAAAAATATTCCCTATAAATTTTTATCATGTAGAAGATAATCGTTTACTTTTATCCTCTGTTTTTATTACAGATTTACTATTATGATTACTTTCAATTCTATTTGTGTGTTTTTTATTATTGTCACTTGTTGCttcgttttgtttattttccatTGCTTTCATATATGCAAGAAAAGATGTCCAAATTAAACTGCAAACACTTACATAAACCACTCGGTTGTGTTCTGGTATTAAGAAAAAGTTAATGGTCTGCAGAACAGGCCATACACAAACACCAAcctgtaaataaattattaatttcattCTTTTGTTATACttatttacgaatatattttgtattaattatataaaaattttactttatAAGTTGGCCAAAATTTTCGTTTAACTTCTTCAATACATTCTGATACTGGTTTCATTTCAAGAAGGTTTATACCAAAGAAAAAGCAACACATTGCAGCAGGACTATAAGTGACTTGTTCTACCAAAGcctgtaaaaagaaattttgttaatTGTTACTATAATACTTAACATATAGAAACTgtattttatttcatattatCATACTTTGGTAATTGCATATTTAAGATCTGACTTTGGCCAAAAATATGAGGAGCATTTCAACCAACAATACAATGTTGGAGCTACAAAAAAGCCACCATACAAACTGAATCTTAATGCTTGTATATAATTTAATTCTTCATTTCCGGCGATCTTTTGTTGGAGTAAACTTCCTGTAGGCCATATGATAGTGTATGATGCCATCCCTCTTACGattggatatttttgcgatatctcgcgaaattttccaaaaattacACGCATTTTTAATGTCGTCactaaaatacaaataatttcaattacaagtaaaatatttaataaagtatTATTAATAAAGATGTTCATAGAATATACAGAGTCTACGAAACGAAATACAAAACGGATTAATTAAACTTAAAGTTTTACTAAAAAAGTTAtagatttaaattttaatcgtattaatgtacatatattacatcattatatattttaatcTGTGACAATTTATAAAGTACACGCTATTTTTGTAGCACGTGACAAGTAATTTCAGAATGAATGATATAGCGCGCCAAACAGGAGGGCGCTGTGGTGCATATGCTATCGATGTTTCAGAAATAGAGAAGTTGTACATTCAATGTATACATAGTTAAAAAACATTTAATCAAAGCTTTGTCAATAGAAATGTCATCGATTCAGATGTTGATCTATTGATAAAAAACACTGTTAAATTCTCAAAAAcataaaattattcaaattcatGATGTAATAGTGTCATGTAGCGTGAATAATCTTGTTTCATTTCATTCCCTATACTTTGTTCATGCATCGTACCTTTTTTTGACTAGTGGACGAAATGTCGGCTGCGTTACCGCGGTTTGTTCGAGCGTGACGCGAGGGAACTCGCTGCACCGCGGTTTTGTATGAGGTACCGATCTCGTAAGGTTGACACATCTGGAAATGATTCGCTACTACGGAAACACACGCATACTGGCAATGGCTGAGGTGAGACTTATATGCGACACGCGCAAAACTACTGATGATGACGAAACTGG
This genomic window from Colletes latitarsis isolate SP2378_abdomen chromosome 8, iyColLati1, whole genome shotgun sequence contains:
- the LOC143344568 gene encoding mpv17-like protein, producing the protein MRVIFGKFREISQKYPIVRGMASYTIIWPTGSLLQQKIAGNEELNYIQALRFSLYGGFFVAPTLYCWLKCSSYFWPKSDLKYAITKALVEQVTYSPAAMCCFFFGINLLEMKPVSECIEEVKRKFWPTYKVGVCVWPVLQTINFFLIPEHNRVVYVSVCSLIWTSFLAYMKAMENKQNEATSDNNKKHTNRIESNHNSKSVIKTEDKSKRLSST
- the LOC143344825 gene encoding uncharacterized protein LOC143344825 isoform X1 produces the protein MAVLKVRSLNHLSAQCDLVASYMDGVHVKIAEAYKPPRKVCLPAAYNNKLPDVSKFTYDFTLERSVLEKMTEWRKVRQANNKARHARLDEKRMKEKKEFSPPPPPPLPDTTKQLPVNAPAPETTILTPQPLSPPANDLQDHIKTNGLNFADFDNDTSSPFDNMELKTINDMEELAQVLQPTSQWVPLAKLESILNDLTVDDQSDIHVEEKSDNTKNEMNGQEEENNEENVKHRSVSAIVQELQRDLERPFMENWKPWPNLETPDTSSRETKKQEEPMVSNQVTVMNLLIDLTEEDKKLAHHLSDMGFPVSKAARAIRDLGGQDNKKIVEYLLAVQSLEEIGISGEDAEKALALTEYNQDKAKVYHENLRTLRDLGFPEEEASAALLKCNIDRDRALDFLIA
- the LOC143344825 gene encoding uncharacterized protein LOC143344825 isoform X3 produces the protein MDGVHVKIAEAYKPPRKVCLPAAYNNKLPDVSKFTYDFTLERSVLEKMTEWRKVRQANNKARHARLDEKRMKEKKEFSPPPPPPLPDTTKQLPVNAPAPETTILTPQPLSPPANDLQDHIKTNGLNFADFDNDTSSPFDNMELKTINDMEELAQVLQPTSQWVPLAKLESILNDLTVDDQSDIHVEEKSDNTKNEMNGQEEENNEENVKHRSVSAIVQELQRDLERPFMENWKPWPNLETPDTSSRETKKQEEPMVSNQVTVMNLLIDLTEEDKKLAHHLSDMGFPVSKAARAIRDLGGQDNKKIVEYLLAVQSLEEIGISGEDAEKALALTEYNQDKAKVYHENLRTLRDLGFPEEEASAALLKCNIDRDRALDFLIA
- the LOC143344823 gene encoding uncharacterized protein LOC143344823 isoform X1; translation: MDSDSTEMVNEIKNKVILHWNCRGLVEFPEAIRIYGSHIQEIYLKWNKLNTLPPWIIELFNVTNLYIYGNLIKELPLELCQMSQLTVLDLSANKLEQIPSEIGKLVNLKSLSLNQNFIDKLPAEMNQMQNLEILSICGNKFVALPEWIGSLPKLKELNADNNCLKELPNRLTLSPEISVISVCSNRLRYLPLNGFVSSPCIRFDANVYLNYLSYPLLYQLTTQAQDLFTHNQRSVLGYGCFKMHFENTALHRNIKLNIKVNAVHGKNTDFMIELPRQLFKVHNIRENTVVSLWELALRKAYTKRYKHTLNIFTSPVNIDVQYEPIAINNDQNLDFSMHPINHTSCNLLTNGPVSICVHSECQQPIFTEAWVIVGISHYAQPITTVALCCCKRCASEFTKYSKMTVNHDWYYIN
- the LOC143344825 gene encoding uncharacterized protein LOC143344825 isoform X2, which translates into the protein MARSSVSAQCDLVASYMDGVHVKIAEAYKPPRKVCLPAAYNNKLPDVSKFTYDFTLERSVLEKMTEWRKVRQANNKARHARLDEKRMKEKKEFSPPPPPPLPDTTKQLPVNAPAPETTILTPQPLSPPANDLQDHIKTNGLNFADFDNDTSSPFDNMELKTINDMEELAQVLQPTSQWVPLAKLESILNDLTVDDQSDIHVEEKSDNTKNEMNGQEEENNEENVKHRSVSAIVQELQRDLERPFMENWKPWPNLETPDTSSRETKKQEEPMVSNQVTVMNLLIDLTEEDKKLAHHLSDMGFPVSKAARAIRDLGGQDNKKIVEYLLAVQSLEEIGISGEDAEKALALTEYNQDKAKVYHENLRTLRDLGFPEEEASAALLKCNIDRDRALDFLIA
- the LOC143344823 gene encoding uncharacterized protein LOC143344823 isoform X2 — protein: MVNEIKNKVILHWNCRGLVEFPEAIRIYGSHIQEIYLKWNKLNTLPPWIIELFNVTNLYIYGNLIKELPLELCQMSQLTVLDLSANKLEQIPSEIGKLVNLKSLSLNQNFIDKLPAEMNQMQNLEILSICGNKFVALPEWIGSLPKLKELNADNNCLKELPNRLTLSPEISVISVCSNRLRYLPLNGFVSSPCIRFDANVYLNYLSYPLLYQLTTQAQDLFTHNQRSVLGYGCFKMHFENTALHRNIKLNIKVNAVHGKNTDFMIELPRQLFKVHNIRENTVVSLWELALRKAYTKRYKHTLNIFTSPVNIDVQYEPIAINNDQNLDFSMHPINHTSCNLLTNGPVSICVHSECQQPIFTEAWVIVGISHYAQPITTVALCCCKRCASEFTKYSKMTVNHDWYYIN